TGCAGGCGGTGCATTGACCCACCCCCGCCGCGCTGCGCGCGACCCCCTCAAGGGGGCAACGCGAGCGGCCTGGCAAAGCCAGTTCCGCCGCGTTCTTGGTTGGGACACGTGCTCCGGAGAGGGGCGTCAGCCCAGGACATCCTGAGCCGGCTTGTATGGTTGAGGTGTTGCCCCTTGAGCCGGTTCCGCCGCGTTCTGAGGGGGAGCCCGCCCAGAACACCGCGGAACCGGCTTCGCCGGGCCGCAGGTGTTGCCCCTTGAGGGGGTGACGGGCGAAGCCCGGCGCGGGGGTGGGCCTATTTCGCGAACCGTTTTCGCGTGAGCGCCAGCGCCAGCCAGAAGGCGGCCACGGTGTAGACCAGCAGCACGGCGGCGTGCAGCCAGGCTTGTTCGGGCCATTGGTCCATGAACAGGGGGCGCACCAGCTCCACCGCGTTGGTCAGCGGCAGCCAGTCGGAAATGGCGCGCACCACCCCGGGCAGTTGCTCCCTCGGGAAGAACACCCCGGAGAGAAACATCATCGGGGTCAGGAACAGGGTGAAGTAGTAGGTGAAGAAGTCGTAGCCTTGGGCCAGGGCGTTGAACACCAGGGCGATGCACGAAAACGTGATGCCCACACCCAGCAGCACCGGCCAGGCCAGCAGCAGTTTCGGCGAATGGCTGATGCCCAGGCCCAGCATGACGACCATGATGGCCGTGACCGAAAACAGCGCCTTGAAACCGGCCCACAACATCTCGGCCAGCACCACGTCGTCCAGGCTCACCGGCGCGTTCATGATGCCGTCCCAGGTCTTTTGCACGTGCATGCGCGAGAACGCCGAATACAGCGCCTCGAAGCTGGCCGCGTTCATCGCGCTCATGCAGATGCTGCCGCTGGCCAGGAACAGGATGTAGGGCACCGCCGTGTCGCCCCGCGGCGTGCTGATGGTCACCTGGCCCACCAGCGCGCCCATGCCGTAGCCGAACGCCACCAGCCACATCAGCGGCTCGGCGATGTTGCCCACCAGGCTCGGAATCGCGAGCTTCTTCCAGACCAGCAGGTTGCGCAGAAACACCGGCCACCAGCGGCCCGAAAGCCTGGGGACGGCAAAGTGAGCACCCCCCGCCGCGCTGCGCGCGACCCCCCTGGAGGGGGGCGCACCCTGCGGCCCGGCCAAGCCGGTTCCGTGGGTGCTCTGGGTTCGCTCCTCTCGTCCTCCTGCAGGTGTTTTGGGGTTGTTTTTCATGTCATCCATCTTCTCGGATCTGGCGCCCCGTCAGCTTCAAGAACAGATCTTCCAGATTCGCCGGCCGGTGCAAGGTGCGCAGCTGGTGGTGTTGGCCCAGCGCGGCCAGCAGCGGCAGGGCCTGCGCGGTGTAGAAAAACACCGTCTCGCCGCTCACTTCCACGCGCGCGGCCAGCGCCCGCAAGGCAGCGTGCTCCTCGGCCTGGGCCAGCGCCAGCGCGCCGTTGCCGTAGACCTCCACCACGTCGGGCTCCAGGTGCTGCGCGATCAGTTCGCGCGGGCGGCCCTCGGCGATCTTGCGGCCGTGGTCCAGCACCAGCAGGCGCGAGCACAGGCGCTCGGCCTCGTCCATGAAGTGCGTGGTCAGCAGGATGCTCTTGCCCTGTTGCAGCAGCTGCTGCAGGCGCTCCCACATCAGGTGGCGCGCCTGGGGGTCCAGCCCGGTGGTGGGTTCGTCGAGCATCAGCAACTGCGGGTCGTTCACCAGGGCGCGCGCCAGCGACAGGCGCCGCTTCATGCCGCCCGAGAGTTCACCGGGTTTGGCGTCGGCCTTGTGCGAGAGGGCAGCGAACTCCAGCAGCTGCGGAATGCGGGGGCGGATCTGCGCGGCGCTCATGCCGAAGTAGCGGCCATAGACGAGCAGGTTCTCGGCGCAATTGAAGTCCGGGTCCAGCGTGTCGATCTGGCTCACCACGCCCAGCTGCGCCTTGATGGCCAGGGCGTCGCGCGGCATGTCCAGGCCGAAGGCGGTGATGCTGCCCGCATCCGGGGCGGTCAGGCCCAGGCACATGCGGATGGTGGTGGTCTTGCCCGCGCCGTTGGGTCCGATCACGCCCAGGCATTCGCCCGGCGCGATGCGGAACGACAGGTCGTCCACCACGGTGTTCTCGCCATAGCGCTTGGCGAGGTGCTGGCATTCGAAGAGGGGTGTGTTCACGGAAGTACCTTCGCCCTGCGGGCTGCGGTGCGCACTGGCCGGGGAACGGCCCAGCGCTGTGCTCATGGATTGGCATTGTGCCCGCTTGCCCCCACCTACAATGTCGGCCAGCCTGACCAGCGGTCACCCAGCAGCCCACGCGAGCCACCAGACGTGTCCTTATCCCCAGCCGTTGTTCTGCAATACCTGTTGCCCAAGCGGGCGATCACCGAGTTCGCCGGCTGGTGCGCCGGTTCCCGCGCCACCTGGTGGACCCACAACGTGATCCCCTGGTTCATCCGCCGCTACGGGGTCAACATGGACGAGGCCGCCAACCCCGATCCGCGCAGCTACGAGACCTTCAACGCCTTCTTTACCCGCGCGCTCAGGCCCGGCGCGCGGCCGCTGGCGCGCTCGGCCTTCGTCTGCCCGGTGGACGGCGCGATCAGCCAGCACGGCGCCATCGAACGCGACCAGATCTTCCAGGCCAAGGGCCACCACTACAGCACGCGCGCCCTGGTGGGCGGCGACGTCGCACTGGCCGCGCAGTTCGACGACGGCGCTTTCGCGACCATCTACCTCAGCCCCAAGGACTACCACCGCATCCACATGCCCAGCGCCGCGCGCCTGCGCCGCATGATCCACGTGCCGGGCGAGCTGTTCTCGGTCAACCCGACCACGGCGCGCGGTGTGCCCGGTCTGTTCGCGCGCAACGAGCGCGTGGTCTGCGTGTTCGACGTGCCGCACGGCGACAGCGGTGAGACGCGCCCCTTCGTGCAGGTGCTGGTGGGTGCCACCATCGTCGGCAGCATGGCCACCGCGTGGCACGGCGTGGTGAACCCGCCGCGCCCGGGCCAGGTGCGCGAGTGGCGCTACGACGACCAGCCGGTCGTGCTGCGCCAGGGCGAAGAAATGGGCCGCTTTCTGCTCGGCTCCACCGTGGTGCTGCTCTGGCCCAAGGACACCATTCACTTCAACCCGCAGTGGCTGGCCGGGCAGGGCGTTCGCATGGGCGAGGCCATGGGCGAAGCCGTGTGAACGAGCGCCGCGCCCGCCCCTGAACCCCTTGAACCGACCACCCCTCCAGGACACACCATGACCACCCTCGGCACCCCCCTGTCTCCCTCGGCCACCAAAGTGATGCTGCTCGGCTCCGGCGAGCTCGGCAAGGAGGTGCTGATCGCGCTGCAGCGCCTGGGCGTGGAAACCATCGCGGTGGACCGTTACGACAACGCGCCGGGCCAGCAGGTGGCGCACCACGCCCGCACCATCACCATGAGCGACCCGGCGCAGCTCAAGGCGCTGATCGAGGCCGAACGCCCGCACCTGGTGGTGCCCGAGATCGAAGCCATTGCCACGCCCATGCTGGAGCAGCTGGAGGCCGCGGGTGTGGTGCGCGTGATTCCCACCGCGCGCGCCGCGCGCCTGACCATGGACCGTGAAGGCATCCGCCGCCTGGCCGCCGAGACCCTGGGCCTGCCGACCAGCCCGTATCAGTTCTGCGACTCGCTCGACGAGCTGCAGGCCGCCATCGACGCCGGTATCGGCTATCCCTGCATCGTCAAGCCGGTGATGAGCAGCTCGGGCAAGGGCCAGAGCAAGATCGACGGTCCGGCCGATGTGCAGAAGGCCTGGGACTACGCGATGGCCGGTGGCCGGGTTGGCCCGGGCCGCGTGATCGTGGAAGGCTTCATCGCCTTCGACTACGAGATCACCCAGCTCACCGTGCGCGCGCTGAATGCCCAGGGCCAGGTGCAGACCCATTTCTGCGACCCGATCGGCCATGTGCAGGTGAGCGGCGACTACGTGGAGAGCTGGCAGCCGCACCCGATGACGCCCGCCGCGCTGGCCGAGTCGCGCCGCATCGCGAAGACCGTGACCGACAACCTCGGTGGCCAGGGCCTGTTCGGCGTGGAACTGTTCGTCAAGGGCGACCAGGTCTGGTTCAGCGAAGTCAGCCCGCGCCCGCACGACACCGGCATGGTGACCATGATCACGCAGTGGCAGAACGAGTTCGAACTGCACGCCCGCGCCATCCTGGGCCTGCCGGTGGACACCACGCTCAAGAGCCCGGGCGCCAGCGCCGTGATCTACGGCGGCGTGGAAGCCCAGGGCATCGTGTTCGACGGCGTGGACGAGGCCCTGCGCGTGCCCCACAGCGAAATCCGCCTGTTCGGCAAACCCGAGAGCTTCGTGAAGCGCCGCATGGGCGTGGCGCTGGTGTTTGATGCCGACGTGGAAGTGGCCCGCACGCAGGCCAAGCTGGCCGCGTCCAGGGTCAAGCCCCGGGTGGCTTGAGCGCCAGGCGCGCGAGCTGCGCGTCGTGCCAGCGCGCCAGCAGCCACTGCGCCGCCATGGCGCCGATGAAGGCCAGCGCCATGTCTTTCTGCGTGTCCCAGGGGTCGCCCTGCGTGCCCAGGAAGGCCTCGGCGCCCGCGCCGATCGCGACGGCCGCGCCCCATTCGATGAGTTCGTAGAGCGCGCTGATGGCGCCACAGACCGCCACCACCAGGGTGAACAGCCAGACGCCCGGGCGCAGCGGGGTGTGGCGCAGCAACAGCTCGCGCGCCACCATGGCGGGCACGAAACCCTGGGCCAGGTGGCCGACGCCGTCGTAGGGGTTGCGCGCCAGGCCCATCAGCTCCTGCATCCAGAAGCCCAGCGGCACCTGGGCATAGGTGTAGTGGCCGCCCAGCATCAGGACCAGGGCGTGCACGAAGATCAGTGCGTAGACCAGCGGCGTGAGGGGAAAGCGCCGCCAGCTGAGCCAGAGCAGGGGCAGGGCGATGAACACCGGCGCCACCTCCATGGCCCAGGTGTCCAGCTCCAGCGGCCGGACGCCCGAGAGGGCCAGCAAGGCCAGCAGGGCCACGGAATAGACGGCCAGGCCGCGCGCGCTCAGGGATGGGGATGTGGTCGGCATGCGCGCATGTTAGCGGGGCAAAGGCCCTCGTCGTCGGCCTGGCCGGTGCATCCCGGCCTCACTCGTGCCGCAGCGCGTCGATCGGGTTCAGCCGCGCCGCGCGCCGCGCCGGGAAGTAGCCGAACAACACGCCGATCGCCGCTGAAAACACGAAGCTCAGCACGTTCACGCTCAGGTTGAACTGGTAGGGCACGTTCATCAGCGCCGACAGGCCGAGCGAGGCGCCGGTGGCCAGCACGATGCCGAGGAGTCCGCCGAGGGCGGCCAGCACCACGGCCTCGATCAGGAACTGCAGCAGCACCTCGCGCTCCAGCGCGCCGATGGCCAGGCGCAGGCCGATCTCGCGGGTGCGCTCGGTCACGCTCACCAGCATGATGTTCATGATGCCGATGCCGCCCACCAGCAGGCTCACCGCGGCCACCGCGCCGAGCAGCATGGTCATGATCTTGGTGGTGCCCGAGAGCGTTTCGGCCAGCTGTTTGGTGTCGAGCACGTTGAAGTTGTCTTCGTCGCTCTCGGCCAGCTTGCGCCGCTCGCGCAGCAGCTCGGTGATGGTCGCGGTGATGCGGGTGGCGTCCGCGCCGTCGCTCATGGACACCAGCAAGGTGTTCACCCGGGTGTGGCCGACGATGCGGCGTTGCAGGGTCTGGATCGGCATGAGCACCAGGTCGTCCTGGTCGTTGCCGAAAGCGCCCTGGCCCTTGGAGGCCAGCGTGCCGATGACCTCGCAGCTCATCGCCTTGACGCGCAGTTGCGCGCCCACCGCGCTGGTGCTGCCGAAGAGCTCGCGCTGCACCGTCTGACCGATCAGGCAGACCGCGCCGCCCGCGCGCAATTCGTCGTTGCTGAACGCGCGGCCGTCGGCCAGTTTCCAGTTGCCGGTGGTGAGCCAGTCGTTGGTGCTGCCGATCACGCTGCTGCTCCAGTTGCGGCCGTTGGCCACGAGCACGGAGCCGGTGCGCGCTTCGGGCGCCACCGCGGCGATGCCGCCGATCTGCGCGGCGATGGCCTCGCCGTCGCTTTCCTTGAAGGCGGGCGCACCACCACCGCCACCGCCCGGTCCCATGCGCTGGCCGGGGCGCACCTGCAGCAGGTTGGTGCCCAGGCCCGAAATCTGGTTCTGCACCGCGGCCGTGGCACCGTTGCCGACCGTGACCATGGTGATCACCGCGCTCACGCCGATCACGATGCCGAGGATGGTGAGGAAGGAGCGCAGCAGGTTGCGCCGGATGGAGCGCAGCGCGAGCAGCAGGGTGTTAAGCCACATGGGGGGCCTCCTCGCCGGAGATGCCCGAGACTTCCGCGTCGCTCACGGTCGCGTGCGCGGCGCCCGCCTGCAGCGCCACCGGGTGCGGGTTGCGCTCATCGCTCTCGACCACGCCGTCCACGAAGTGCACGATGCGTTTCGCATACGCCGCCATGTCGGGCTCGTGCGTGACCATCAGCACGGTGATGCCCTGTTCGGCGTTCAGGCGCCAGAGCAGTTCCATGATCTCCTGGCTGCGGTGGGTGTCGAGGTTGCCGGTGGGTTCGTCGGCCAGCAGCACCTGCGGCTCGGTGACGATGGCGCGCGCGATCGCCACGCGCTGTTGTTGCCCGCCCGAGAGTTCGCCCGGCGTGTGGTGCTCCCAACCCTTGAGGCCGACTTTTTCCAGCGCGCGCCGGGCCAGGCTGTGCCGCGAAGCCGCGGGCTCGCCGCGGTAGATCAGGGGCAGCTCCACGTTCTCCTGCGCCGAGGTGCGCGCCAGCAGGTGGAAGCCCTGGAACACGAAGCCGAAATAGCGCCGCCGCAGGCGCGCACGCTCGTCGCGCGCAAGCGCCTCCACGTGCACGCCGCGAAACAGGTAGTCGCCGGTGGTGGGCACGTCCAGGCAGCCCAGTGTGTTCATCGCCGTGGACTTGCCCGAGCCGCTGGGCCCCATGATGGCGACGAATTCACCCTGGTGGATGTCCAGGTCCACGCCCTTCAAGGCCTGGAAGGCGGTGTTGCCTTCGCCGTAGGTCTTGGTGATGCCGCGCAGGCGGATGAGCGGTGTCTCGCTCACGGCGCCGTCCCTGAGCGCTGTTCGGTGATCACGGCCATGCCTTCGGAGAGCGCTTCGCCGATGACTTCGGTGTTGCGGCCATCGCTGATGCCGGTCTTGACCGACACCGACACCGGCTGGCCGTCCTGCAACACCCAGATCTGGCGCGGGCCGCTGCCACGGCGGTCGGTGCCGGCGGTCTTGGTGCCCGAGCGTGGCGGGCGCGGCATCAGCTTGGACAGGATGCTGGTGTCGGTCGCAGCCGCCGCGCCGTTGCCGCTGGCGGGGGAAAAGCGCAGCGCGGTGTTGGGCACCAGCAGCACGCCCTTCGCTTCCTTGGCCACGATGGTGGCGGCCGCCGTCATGCCCGGGCGCAGGCTCAGGTCGCTGTTGTCCACGTTGAGCGTGGTGGTGTAGGTGACCACGTTGTCGGTCTTGGTGGAGCCAAAGGCCACGCGGTGGATGGTGGCCGGGTAGCGGCGCGCCGGGAAGGCGCTCACGGTGAAGGTGGCCTTCTGGTCCACCTTGACGGCGCCCACGTCGGCCTCGTCCACCGCCACGTCGAGCTTGAGCTGTGCAAGGTCTTCGGCCACGGAAAACAGCGTCACAGCCTGCAGCGAGGCGGCCACGGCGTTGCCCGGGTCCACCGAGCGGCTGAGCACCACGCCGTTGATGGGCGAGCGGATCGAGGCCTTGGACAGATTGGTTTCGGTGGTGGCGAGGGCCGCGCGCGATTCGGTGACCGAGGCCCGTGCGGCGGCCTCGCTGGCCACGGCGCGCTCCACGGCCGCCCTCGCGCTGTCCAGTTCGGTGGCCGAGGGCACCTTGCCGCCCGAGAGACGCGCCACTTCCTCAAAACGCGCCAGCGTGGCCCGCGCTTCCTTGGTCGTGGCGACGGCCTGAGCCAGCTGCGCCTGGGCCGAGGCCAGACCGGCGCGCGACTGCGTCACCTGGTCCACCAGCTTGGCGGTGTCCAGTTCCACCAGCACCTGGCCGGTCTTGATGCGGTCGTTCACGTCCACGTGCACCCGCTTGACGGTGCCCGAAAGCTCGCTGCCGATGTTGACCGAGCGCGTGGGCTGCAGCGTGCCGTTGGCGGCCACGGTGAGCGTGATGTCGCCCTTCTTCAGGGGTTCGGTCACATAGACCGGCGCGGCCTTGGCC
This Hydrogenophaga taeniospiralis DNA region includes the following protein-coding sequences:
- a CDS encoding ABC transporter permease: MAGPQGAPPSRGVARSAAGGAHFAVPRLSGRWWPVFLRNLLVWKKLAIPSLVGNIAEPLMWLVAFGYGMGALVGQVTISTPRGDTAVPYILFLASGSICMSAMNAASFEALYSAFSRMHVQKTWDGIMNAPVSLDDVVLAEMLWAGFKALFSVTAIMVVMLGLGISHSPKLLLAWPVLLGVGITFSCIALVFNALAQGYDFFTYYFTLFLTPMMFLSGVFFPREQLPGVVRAISDWLPLTNAVELVRPLFMDQWPEQAWLHAAVLLVYTVAAFWLALALTRKRFAK
- a CDS encoding ATP-binding cassette domain-containing protein; translation: MNTPLFECQHLAKRYGENTVVDDLSFRIAPGECLGVIGPNGAGKTTTIRMCLGLTAPDAGSITAFGLDMPRDALAIKAQLGVVSQIDTLDPDFNCAENLLVYGRYFGMSAAQIRPRIPQLLEFAALSHKADAKPGELSGGMKRRLSLARALVNDPQLLMLDEPTTGLDPQARHLMWERLQQLLQQGKSILLTTHFMDEAERLCSRLLVLDHGRKIAEGRPRELIAQHLEPDVVEVYGNGALALAQAEEHAALRALAARVEVSGETVFFYTAQALPLLAALGQHHQLRTLHRPANLEDLFLKLTGRQIREDG
- the asd gene encoding archaetidylserine decarboxylase (Phosphatidylserine decarboxylase is synthesized as a single chain precursor. Generation of the pyruvoyl active site from a Ser is coupled to cleavage of a Gly-Ser bond between the larger (beta) and smaller (alpha chains). It is an integral membrane protein.), with the protein product MSLSPAVVLQYLLPKRAITEFAGWCAGSRATWWTHNVIPWFIRRYGVNMDEAANPDPRSYETFNAFFTRALRPGARPLARSAFVCPVDGAISQHGAIERDQIFQAKGHHYSTRALVGGDVALAAQFDDGAFATIYLSPKDYHRIHMPSAARLRRMIHVPGELFSVNPTTARGVPGLFARNERVVCVFDVPHGDSGETRPFVQVLVGATIVGSMATAWHGVVNPPRPGQVREWRYDDQPVVLRQGEEMGRFLLGSTVVLLWPKDTIHFNPQWLAGQGVRMGEAMGEAV
- the purT gene encoding formate-dependent phosphoribosylglycinamide formyltransferase; amino-acid sequence: MTTLGTPLSPSATKVMLLGSGELGKEVLIALQRLGVETIAVDRYDNAPGQQVAHHARTITMSDPAQLKALIEAERPHLVVPEIEAIATPMLEQLEAAGVVRVIPTARAARLTMDREGIRRLAAETLGLPTSPYQFCDSLDELQAAIDAGIGYPCIVKPVMSSSGKGQSKIDGPADVQKAWDYAMAGGRVGPGRVIVEGFIAFDYEITQLTVRALNAQGQVQTHFCDPIGHVQVSGDYVESWQPHPMTPAALAESRRIAKTVTDNLGGQGLFGVELFVKGDQVWFSEVSPRPHDTGMVTMITQWQNEFELHARAILGLPVDTTLKSPGASAVIYGGVEAQGIVFDGVDEALRVPHSEIRLFGKPESFVKRRMGVALVFDADVEVARTQAKLAASRVKPRVA
- a CDS encoding DUF2238 domain-containing protein encodes the protein MPTTSPSLSARGLAVYSVALLALLALSGVRPLELDTWAMEVAPVFIALPLLWLSWRRFPLTPLVYALIFVHALVLMLGGHYTYAQVPLGFWMQELMGLARNPYDGVGHLAQGFVPAMVARELLLRHTPLRPGVWLFTLVVAVCGAISALYELIEWGAAVAIGAGAEAFLGTQGDPWDTQKDMALAFIGAMAAQWLLARWHDAQLARLALKPPGA
- a CDS encoding ABC transporter permease, with translation MWLNTLLLALRSIRRNLLRSFLTILGIVIGVSAVITMVTVGNGATAAVQNQISGLGTNLLQVRPGQRMGPGGGGGGAPAFKESDGEAIAAQIGGIAAVAPEARTGSVLVANGRNWSSSVIGSTNDWLTTGNWKLADGRAFSNDELRAGGAVCLIGQTVQRELFGSTSAVGAQLRVKAMSCEVIGTLASKGQGAFGNDQDDLVLMPIQTLQRRIVGHTRVNTLLVSMSDGADATRITATITELLRERRKLAESDEDNFNVLDTKQLAETLSGTTKIMTMLLGAVAAVSLLVGGIGIMNIMLVSVTERTREIGLRLAIGALEREVLLQFLIEAVVLAALGGLLGIVLATGASLGLSALMNVPYQFNLSVNVLSFVFSAAIGVLFGYFPARRAARLNPIDALRHE
- a CDS encoding ABC transporter ATP-binding protein, which translates into the protein MSETPLIRLRGITKTYGEGNTAFQALKGVDLDIHQGEFVAIMGPSGSGKSTAMNTLGCLDVPTTGDYLFRGVHVEALARDERARLRRRYFGFVFQGFHLLARTSAQENVELPLIYRGEPAASRHSLARRALEKVGLKGWEHHTPGELSGGQQQRVAIARAIVTEPQVLLADEPTGNLDTHRSQEIMELLWRLNAEQGITVLMVTHEPDMAAYAKRIVHFVDGVVESDERNPHPVALQAGAAHATVSDAEVSGISGEEAPHVA
- a CDS encoding efflux RND transporter periplasmic adaptor subunit codes for the protein MSPKKDAPPADLQDLLGSDHPPRWWQRSSLWIGIAAIIVVAGGLTYWQAQQKAKAAPVYVTEPLKKGDITLTVAANGTLQPTRSVNIGSELSGTVKRVHVDVNDRIKTGQVLVELDTAKLVDQVTQSRAGLASAQAQLAQAVATTKEARATLARFEEVARLSGGKVPSATELDSARAAVERAVASEAAARASVTESRAALATTETNLSKASIRSPINGVVLSRSVDPGNAVAASLQAVTLFSVAEDLAQLKLDVAVDEADVGAVKVDQKATFTVSAFPARRYPATIHRVAFGSTKTDNVVTYTTTLNVDNSDLSLRPGMTAAATIVAKEAKGVLLVPNTALRFSPASGNGAAAATDTSILSKLMPRPPRSGTKTAGTDRRGSGPRQIWVLQDGQPVSVSVKTGISDGRNTEVIGEALSEGMAVITEQRSGTAP